TTCCTTGTCCCGGCCGGTTGGTCGGCAATGAAATCGGCGGTTGCGCAGTTCGCTGATTTAGCAGGAGGATACCCACAATGGCTCATGAGCGCGCCGGGCAATTGGCCCAGCCATCCGACCTTATCGATGTCGCGGAACTGGTCACTGCCTACTACACAAAGCACCCGGACCCAACTAATCCTGACCAGAAGGTCGTCTTCGGTACTTCCGGTCACCGCGGTTCCTCCCTCGACGGCGCTTTCAACGAAGACCACATTCACGCCACCACCCAGGCCATCGTGGATTACCGCAAGGGCCAGGGCATTGAAGGTCCGCTCTACGTCGGCCGCGATACCCACGGCCTGTCCGAGCCGGCAATGATTTCCGCCCTCGAGGTGCTCACGGCCAACGGCATTACCGTGATGGTTGACGCTCAGGATCGCTACACGCCGACTCCGGCCGTCAGCCACGCGATTCTGACGTACAACAGCGACGTGGAGGGCGGTCCGACGGGTAATAGCTCCGCGCGTGCCGACGGCATCGTGATTACCCCTTCCCACAATCCGCCACGAGATGGTGGTTTTAAGTACAACCCGCCGACCGGTGGTCCGGCGGACGCGGATGCGACGGACTGGATTGCAGCTCGTGCCAATGAATACCTGGCTAAGGGCCTGGATGGGGTTAAGCGCCAGCTGGTGGATAAGGCAGGAGACCTCGTCGTAAAGCACGACTACCTCAATGCGTACGTGTCGGACCTGCCGAATGTTGTCAACCTCGACGCCATCCGTGATGCCGGCGTGCGTATCGGTGCTGACCCGATGGGCGGTGCGTCGGTGGATTACTGGGGCGCAATTGGCGATGCGCATAACCTAAACCTGACTGTGGTCAATCCGCTGGTCGATGCGACCTGGCGTTTTATGACGCTGGATACCGACGGCAAGATTCGTATGGACTGCTCCTCGCCGAATGCGATGGCGTCCCTGATTGGTAACCGCGATAAGTTCGACATCTCCACAGGTAATGACGCGGACTCGGATCGCCACGGAATTGTTACCCCGGACGCGGGTCTGATGAACCCGAACCACTACCTGGCCGTTGCCATTGACTACCTCTTCGCGCACCGTCCGGGCTGGTCGCAGGAGACCGCGGTCGGTAAGACGCTGGTGTCTTCGTCGATGATTGACCGCGTCGTTGCCAATTTGGGTCGCCAGCTCGTGGAAGTGCCGGTCGGTTTCAAGTGGTTCGTCCCTGGTCTGCTCGGTGGCACCATCGGTTTCGGTGGCGAGGAATCCGCTGGTGCATCGTTCCTGCGTCACGACGGCACTGTGTGGTCCACCGATAAAGACGGCATCATCCTGGACCTCCTGGCCAGCGAGATTAGGGCTGTGACCGAGAAGACTCCATCGCAGCTCTACGCAGAGCTCGCCGATAAGTACGGTGCCCCGGCTTACGCCCGTACCGATGCCGACGCAACCCGTGAGCAGAAGGCAATCCTGAAGAAGCTCTCGCCAGAGCAGGTCAAGGCCGACACCCTGGCTGGGGAGACCATCACAGCCAAACTGACCGAAGCACCGGGTAACGGCGCTGCGATTGGTGGCCTCAAGGTGGTTACGGAAAACGCATGGTTCGCGGCACGTCCGTCGGGTACTGAAGATAAGTACAAGATCTACGCGGAGTCCTTCAAGGGCGCGGACCACCTGGCCCAGGTTCAGGCTGAGGCACAGGACGTGGTCTCCGCGGTTCTGAACGGGTAATTGATAGCCGTTGGGCTAGCTGTAAACAGTTAGCCTGTACTAACATTTCTGTGCATGAAGAATTTCGTAGGCGTGGTGGCACGATTCGGCCTGGCTGCAGTTTGGTTGTACTCGGGTCTTATCAAACTGCTGAACCCGCTGGAATCGCGTCAGGCAGTGCAAGCTTATGAGCTGTTGCCGAGCGATTTGGTGCCGATGGTAGCGGTTGCGCTGCCCGCCTTCGAAGTCATCCTCGGACTCTTACTGGTATTGGGGCTTTTCCTGCGTCCGGTAGCAGTGCTGTCGGGGTTGCTCTTACTGGCGTTCATCGGCGGCATTATCTCGGCGTGGGCGCGCGGCCTGCAGATTGACTGCGGTTGCTTTGGTGGCGGTGGCTACGATGAGAACGCTGGCCCCGCTACGTATCTGACGGAAATCGCCCGAGATATAGGTTTTCTGGCCTTGGCTGCATTTGTGTACGTGTGGCCGTGGAAGAAGTTTGCCATTTACGCCTAGCCCGCGCGCTAGAGGTTGAAGTCTGAGGGAAGGGACAAGGGGCTGGGGTCAAGGCGGTGGGTCTAGTGATAGGCCTAGTAACCATTTCCGTTTTCTCAGGCGCAATTGTGTCATTGGCAAGAAAACACCGCTATCGTAAGCGGTGTGAGTCAGAAGATTAAGAACCCAAATGAAAAGGGCAGTGGCTTCGTCGTCGGCCTGATTGCTCTTCTTGCTGTCGTTGCAGTTGTTATTGGTGGCGTTATCTACATCGGCCGGTCGCAGCCGATTGAGGGGCTGCCAGATGAGGACGTCGACTTCTCCGTCGCACTCGACGGCGATGTCATCCGACTGAGCAAGGACGGCGCCGAAGGGGCTAAAACAGCCACGATTTTTGAGGACTTCTCGTGCCACTACTGTGCTCAAATGAGCGAAGAGGGCCACGATGATGAGCTCAAGGCACTAAACGACGGCAAGCTAGTCGCTGAATACCGCACGCTGAACTTCCTGGATGGTCAGGAGAAGGAGCAGCGTGACGGCCACTCCACTCGCGCCTTCGCGATTGCCCGCAAGATTGCTGAGACCGGGGATGCTCGCGCATATTGGAACTTCCACACAATGATGATGGCTGACCAGCAGAACTCCGTCACGTGGGACAATGATGAGCTGGCTGACCGTCTGGAGCAGCTCGGTGTTGCTGACAATATTGTCAGCGAAGTCCGCTCCGGCATCGACACCACCGAGGCCAAGGCAAGTGCAAACGCCAACTTCGATGACCTTGAGAAGCGCTTGGGCAAGGTTTCCTCGCCGCACGTCTTTGTCGATGGTAAGGACATTCTGCAAGACATCTCCGAAGACGGTCGCCTGGGAGAGTGGGTCGAGCTGGCTCTGCGCTAGTTCTCTTGTGGGCTTTGTGAAGTTCAGCTTTAAGTCATGTTGTTGGATGCGCCAGAAGGATATGTAAAAGCGTGTTCTACATGCGGATTTGGTGATATATGACAGCGCCATGTAGCCTTTGAGGAGTCCACAACGGAGGGTGTAAGCCGCTTCGGTGTTGATTCTGGGGCTATGGCGCAGCTGGTAGCGCACCACACTGGCAGTGTGGGGGTCACGGGTTCGAGTCCCGTTAGCTCCACCAGTATGAAATCCCTCGGTCGAAATGACCGGGGGTTTTCTTGTATCTACCCTGGTAGCGACTGGTTTCAGTCTACATGATTAATGTCCTGTTGTGGACTCGGATAGACTGGAATCTGGCACAAATCTGGCATATCTGGCACAAATCTGGCACGCCCGACATGACCACCACAGGCGGAAACAATGGCATTCGGCAGTATCCGAAAACTCAAGTCTGGAAGATTCCAGGCTCGCTACACCTACCGGGGGCAGGAGTGTAAAGCCCCTGACACTTTCAAAACCCGCGGCCTTGCTCAGGGTTGGCTCAATGAAGAAGAAAAGCTAATCAGTTTCAATGAGTGGACACCACCAGAGCAGCGCGCGGCGGAAGAGCAGCTAGCGCAGCAGCGCCACGCCCTTACCGTGGAAGCATGGCTAGAGCAGTATCACGACGGCCTTACGGTCCGCGCGTCCACGCTGCAGATCTACCGGCGTACCGTCCGCAACCGCATTACTGACCCGCGGCCGCCTGGTGATGTGGACCCGGACATTACCCGGCTTGCTGGTATTCCCCTTGTGGAACTGACTAAAGCCGATGTTTATTCGTGGTGGGACGGTATCACCCGCGTGTATGACACCCCGGAAACCAACCACAAGGCCTATGTGCGGCTTAAAGCGGCGTGTGATGAAGCTCAGCGACGTGAGTTGATAGACCGCAGCCCGGTAGAGATTGCGGCCGCTAAACGGCGTAGAGAGCGGGAATTACCGTATCTGCCCACCACGGAAGAGCTGCATGCCGTGGTGTCTGCAATGAAGCCGTCTTACAAACTGCTAACCGTGTTGTGTCTGTTCCACGGCTTGCGTATCGGTGAAGCAATCGCTCTGGAAGTGGACGATGTTATTTGCGATGTGCCGGTGCCGTATGCCCCTCGGTACTCGATTCGGGTTAGGCAGAATGCTCAGCGGATTACACCGGACGGCGGTAGCACGTACATGCTGGTGCAAAAGCCTAAGAGCCAGGCGGGTAACAGGGAGGTCCCCTTTATGCCGTCAATGGTGCCGCTGTTGTGGGAGCACCTGGCTAAGCATGTAGTCCCGGACTCGGTGGCGCTTAATCTGGCTGATGAGCTCGGCGGCGGCACGCGTCCGGCGCGATTGCTCACCACCACCGG
The sequence above is drawn from the Corynebacterium jeikeium genome and encodes:
- a CDS encoding alpha-D-glucose phosphate-specific phosphoglucomutase, which translates into the protein MAHERAGQLAQPSDLIDVAELVTAYYTKHPDPTNPDQKVVFGTSGHRGSSLDGAFNEDHIHATTQAIVDYRKGQGIEGPLYVGRDTHGLSEPAMISALEVLTANGITVMVDAQDRYTPTPAVSHAILTYNSDVEGGPTGNSSARADGIVITPSHNPPRDGGFKYNPPTGGPADADATDWIAARANEYLAKGLDGVKRQLVDKAGDLVVKHDYLNAYVSDLPNVVNLDAIRDAGVRIGADPMGGASVDYWGAIGDAHNLNLTVVNPLVDATWRFMTLDTDGKIRMDCSSPNAMASLIGNRDKFDISTGNDADSDRHGIVTPDAGLMNPNHYLAVAIDYLFAHRPGWSQETAVGKTLVSSSMIDRVVANLGRQLVEVPVGFKWFVPGLLGGTIGFGGEESAGASFLRHDGTVWSTDKDGIILDLLASEIRAVTEKTPSQLYAELADKYGAPAYARTDADATREQKAILKKLSPEQVKADTLAGETITAKLTEAPGNGAAIGGLKVVTENAWFAARPSGTEDKYKIYAESFKGADHLAQVQAEAQDVVSAVLNG
- a CDS encoding site-specific integrase; translated protein: MAFGSIRKLKSGRFQARYTYRGQECKAPDTFKTRGLAQGWLNEEEKLISFNEWTPPEQRAAEEQLAQQRHALTVEAWLEQYHDGLTVRASTLQIYRRTVRNRITDPRPPGDVDPDITRLAGIPLVELTKADVYSWWDGITRVYDTPETNHKAYVRLKAACDEAQRRELIDRSPVEIAAAKRRRERELPYLPTTEELHAVVSAMKPSYKLLTVLCLFHGLRIGEAIALEVDDVICDVPVPYAPRYSIRVRQNAQRITPDGGSTYMLVQKPKSQAGNREVPFMPSMVPLLWEHLAKHVVPDSVALNLADELGGGTRPARLLTTTGAGEIVMDTSYRSVLDRATKRAGVSERIKPHSGRRWLVTRLAEEGAHVKEIGRILGDDDLSVIMGIYMQVRAERTTELMDVVDVSVTAARRAGQE
- a CDS encoding DoxX family membrane protein, producing the protein MKNFVGVVARFGLAAVWLYSGLIKLLNPLESRQAVQAYELLPSDLVPMVAVALPAFEVILGLLLVLGLFLRPVAVLSGLLLLAFIGGIISAWARGLQIDCGCFGGGGYDENAGPATYLTEIARDIGFLALAAFVYVWPWKKFAIYA